AGGCAGCTCGGATCACGTCAGTTTGTGGTTTCCTTGGCTCTTTGCCAGGGgaggagtgaggcagagagacagcacTGTACTTGGACACTAATTTACGATTTCACTGAAGCATGAAATCGCTTCCTTCCCTTACCAGATTATTACTTAAGCAGAAAATTGACTTGGAGTGGGGGTTGGGAGAATtatatacttttgaaaattaaaaaggaaaaaaggctaggtttgggtttttttttttttaacattttttaaagttttggggcacctgggtggctcagttggttaagcagccaacttcggcttaggtcgtgatctcacaattcatgggttcgagccccatgtcaggctctgtgccgacagctcagagcctggagcctgcttctgattctgtgtctccctctctctctgcccctcccctgctcactctgtctctcacaaatgaataaacattaaaattttttaaatattttttaagttttatttatttattttgagaaagaccaagagagcatgatcaggggagggacagatagagaaaaaaaaaatcccaagcagtttctgtacagtcagcacagagcccaacgtggggctcgaactcaccaaaccatgagatcatgacctgagccaaaatcaagattcagacacttaaccgactgagccacccaggtgcccctgtctatTGGACTTTAATGAAGATGCCTTGGAATCCCGCACGTTCAAGTGTGTGACAAGCCCGTATCTGCCCACACAGAGCAGCCTTCTGAGGGCCAAGTCCTGGGCGGGGCAGAGGGGGACATAGGAGGGAGGCAGGTGAGACACTCACTATGGCCCAAGATCCTGGAGTCGCCTGTAGGGCCTAGGGAAGCTCATTTGCAAGCTCAGTTGCTGAGGCAAATCTGGATTGCATTAGTGGTCAGCATGCCCTACTGTCACCTGGGCCTTTCTTGTGGCTTGCTTTTTGGGGCCTCAGAATTGAGCCGGTGTCTTTCAGGTGAGCCGCTGTCGGCCCAGCTTTGCCTTCAAACCCTTGCTCATCCCCACTGGGTCAGGTGGCCTCTGAAGACCCTGGATTTGGAGAACGTGTCTACACTGAGCCCTTAGGCTATAGCGGTGGCTCTTGGGAACTTCCCAAGGGCAGGGTTGGTGAGGGACTCTGGCCAGTGCTGCTAggagcccagctcagcccaggtcTGGCTgggagcatgggggtgggggagggggggtggcatGTGAGGCCCTGCCCGGGCTCCATGGCTCCCTGGGCTCCTTGTTTCCAGTCTGCCACAGAAAACCCGGAAAGAATCCGCCTCCTTGGGCCTGTGGAGAGTCGAGATCGGGCTTGGAGCTGGAGGGCCCACATGGGGATCCTGGCTCCGGCACTTTGGGCAGCCAGCCActctgcttctctgagccttggcttccCCAGCTGTAGAAACGGGCCACGGGAGCCTCGGCCCCAGAGGGCAGCTCGAGGGTGGGAAGTGGCCCAGGGCACAGGCTACTTAGCACCGCCCCGACCTGCTATCTGCTTAGTGACCCAGGGACACCATATTGCATGTTCTCTTGTCCCGGGGTGGGCAGCCACAGCTCACAGACACCCAGACGTGGCTCATCTCCAGTCCAGAGAGACGTTCGGTTCCACAGCTGGTCCGAAATCAACAAAAGCAATTTCTGAAGGGCAGAGGTCAGACCAGCCACTGCCACCCGCACGTTCCCTGGCCACGTGGTCAAGGGGAGGGGCGGAGCTGAGAGAGGAGGGGCTGAAGGGTGGGCCAGCACAGGGCCAGCCCCTCTCACCTTGTGTGGCCTTGTCCCCTGGCAGGTCGGCTCAGCATGTCGGTCAGCGTCCATGAGACCCGAAAGTCGCGGAGCAGCACGGGGTCCATGAACATCACCCTCTTCCACAAAGCCTCCCACCCCGACTGCGTGCTGGCCCACCTCAACACCCTGCGCAAGCACTGCATGTTCACGGACGTCACGCTGTGGGCAGGCGACCGTGCCTTCCCCTGCCACCGCGCCGTGCTGGCCGCCTCCAGCCGCTACTTCGAGGCCATGTTCAGCCACGGCCTGCGGGAGAGCCGGGACGACACGGTCAACTTCCAGGACAACCTGCACCCCGAGGTGCTGGAGCTGCTGCTGGACTTCGCCTACTCGTCCCGCATCGTCATCAACGAGGAGAACGCCGAGTCTCTGCTGGAGGCCGGTGACATGCTGCAGTTCCACGACGTGCGGGACGCCGCCGCCGAGTTCCTGGAGAAGAACCTCTTCCCCTCCAACTGCCTGGGCATGATGCTCCTGTCGGACGCTCACCAGTGCCGCCGGCTGTACGAGTTCTCGTGGCGCATGTGCCTGGTGCACTTCGAGGCGGTGCGGCAGAGCGAGGACTTCAACAGCCTGTCCAAGGACACCCTGCTGGACCTCATCTCCAGCGACGAGCTGGAGACGGAGGACGAGCGCGTGGTCTTCGAGGCCATCCTGCAGTGGGTGAAGCACGACCTCGAGCGGCGGAAGGTGCACCTGCCCGAGCTGCTCCGCAGCGTGCGGCTGGCCCTGCTGCCGTCCGACTGCCTCAAGGAGGCCGTCTCCGGCGAGGCCCTCCTCATGGCCGACGAGCGTACCAGGCTCATCGTGGACGAGGCGCTCCGCTGCAAGACCAAGATCCTGCAGAACGACGGGGTGGTCACCAGCCCTTGCGCCCGGCCGCGCAAGGCAGGCCACACGCTGCTGATCCTGGGGGGCCAGACCTTCATGTGCGACAAGATCTACCAGGTGGACCACAAGGCCAAGGAGATCATCCCCAAGGCGGACCTGCCCAGCCCCCGCAAGGAGTTCAGCGCCTCAGCCATCGGCTGCAAGGTCTATGTGACCGGGGGCCGGGGCTCCGAGAACGGGGTCTCCAAGGACGTGTGGGTGTATGACACCGTCCACGAAGAGTGGTCCAAGGCGGCGCCCATGCTGATCGCCCGCTTCGGCCACGGCTCTGCCGAGCTGGAGAACTGCCTCTACGTGGTCGGGGGACACACGTCCCTGGCAGGCGTCTTCCCGGCCTCCCCGTCTGTCTCCCTGAAGCAGGTGGAGAAGTACGACCCCGGGGCTAACAAGTGGACCATGGTGGCCCCGTTGAGGGACGGCGTCAGCAATGCCGCGGTGGTGAGCGCCAAGCTGAAGCTGTTTGTTTTCGGGGGGACCAGCATCCACCGAGACATGGTGTCCAAGGTCCAGTGCTACGACCCCTCGGAGAACCGGTGGAGCATCAAGGCCGAGTGCCCCCAGCCTTGGCGGTACACGGCGGCCGCCGTGCTGGGCAGCCAGATCTTCATCATGGGCGGTGACACCGAGTTCACGGCCGCCTCCGCCTACCGCTTCGACTGTGAGACCAACCAGTGGACGCGGATCGGAGACATGACCGCCAAACGCATGTCCTGCCACGCCCTGGCCTCGGGCAACAAGCTCTACGTTGTGGGGGGCTACTTCGGGACCCAGAGGTGTAAGACCCTGGACTGCTATGACCCCACGTCGGACACGTGGAACTGCATCACCACGGTGCCCTACTCGCTCATCCCCACTGCCTTTGTCAGCACCTGGAAACACCTGCCTTCGTGAGGAGTGCATGCAGGGCCCAGCCAGGTGAGCCACCAGCACCCCGGGGCCCGGGCCCGCTCTGGGTCAGGGTCACTGTGTCCTTCCACCTGGGTCAGGGTCATTGTGTCCTTCCAGGGGATGGTGGGTGGGGCAGCAGGTGGCTGGGTGCTCTGGGACCCTTTTCTGGGTCTGGAGCTACAGCCTAGCTCTGCCCCTTGCTTGCAGTTGACCTTGAGCAAAGCATGTCAGCCCCCTGCCACGTGGAGACAGCCACCTCAGACAGGTGTGGTGCTTCCCAGACACGGCTGCACGTCAGAGTCACTGGGGTCCTCAGACAACACCACGTGGAGTTGAGGCCAGCCGGCCAAGTGCGAGGGCAGTCTCCACATAAGGGCATCCTCTTCACGGTCACGGTCAAGTACAGGGAAGGGATGCAGCCAAGGACAGCCAAGGACAGAGACGAACAGGGCAGGGTCCTCTCCCCACGCGGTCAGGATGGTGTCACTGTGCCCACATCAGTGGCTGACTGTACGTACAGAATATTCCCCAGCGGGAAGGCTCACACAGGCTCAGGTGTCCGGGGTTTTTACCGGGGCCCCATCATGTAGGCTCGACTGATGGCCCACGTGGTTACTCTGCCTCCAGGTCAGCTGGTGCAGCATCACCCAGAGCCCCTTCCCTAAGTCACGCAGATGTGCCCACCCCAAATCCTGCCCTAGGTGGAGACAGTCTAATGGGTATGACCCATCATCTCCCAGAAGCCAGGGGCAAAGACCAGACCTCTTTACAACATGAATGCTAAAGCCCACACCACACCCCAGACCAGGCGACTCTAGCGTGTATCCAACACGTGAGCAACACCCCGGGGACCTGTGAGGAACATGATTGATGGGCAGAGCGCTCAAGGGGCCAGGGGGGTGCTGGAGCTGGGGGGCCAGGCCCCCGGTGGAGGCAGCGGGGCGCTTCTGTCCTGCGAGGTGGTGAGAGGCCACCTCAGCGCGGGCGGCATGCCGAAGGAGGGAACCATGGCCGGGCAGGACGGCTGCAGAGCGCTGCCCAAGGTACTGCTCCTACCCTTGTTCTCAGTGCCATTATTACAGGAGATCCTCACCCAAGGGGGAGGTGACACTGGATGCTGGGGGCTAAGGGGCACAGGTGCcatttggggggatggggggacaCAAggagggacttgcccaaggcctgAGGGCAGGTGCAGAGTCAAGTGGAGGGAAGGACCAGCTTATCCAGACCGGCCTCTTTGAGGGGCAGGGTCAGTGCCAGTCCTGAGGTTGGATCAGGGTGTCCCGAGCCAGCCTGTCAGGGAGCTCAGGAATAGGGGCTGGTGGGTTTGTAGACACAAGGGAAAGGTTTGAGTTCTGGTTCCATCCTCCTTGGTCAGGCCCTGGGGAAGCCAGGCTGTGTGTCCCGGCCCTTAGTCCTCCTCCTGGACCCCTCACACCTGGGACAGGAGCAGCAGGttctggggtgggaggcagggaggcatgGGTCCCAGGGGCTCTgagaggctggggcctggggtgggagaTCCCAGGCTCTGCCTCTGGCACAGGCCAGCTCTCCTTACCCAGGAGGGCTGGTGACCAGTCCCAGCTCTGAGGCTGACCCGGAAGCCTCTGCACCCCCCTGGCAGCTCTGAGAAATCGGCCCTCaggccaggtgcccccttcagTGCAGATCACAGAAACCCCCTCAGGAGCCAGCCTGGACCGAAAACCTAATTTGCTCCGTGACATGGCGGCTGCTGGCCTGCGTGCCGAAGGCTGTCCGCAGCAGAGCGGTTCCGACTTCGCTGGGACTGCTCCTCCAGGCGAGCGGATGCTCCAGACAGACCAGCGTGGCCGGGCCTTCAAGGCCTTGACAGGGACAAGCCAGGCAGGCCCAGGTCGCATCGCCTCCTACGTCCAGGGTGTTCAGACCCCCAAAAGCCAGCCTAGATAGATGGGGGCTTCCAAgttgtcctgttttgttttaatctactCCCTCCCTCTTGGAGAGAAAAATCTGAGCGGCCCAAGTTGTTGGTCCCCTGGGGCATAAGCTTTAAGAGAATGGTGGTGCCTCCTGTCACCCCCCAGTTCCTGCACTCTGGGGTGCTCACCCGTGGAGCCTGAGGGCTCCTCCTACTGGTGCTCACCCCTCCCCACGGACCTGACCAATGGTTCATCCCCgtgtgggaggaggtgggggcaggccAGGGGTCATAGTGAGCCCTTTACCTCTCCAGGAGTTTCCCCCTTTCCAGGGACACGTCGTTCCTTGGTTCTGGCTCTTACTGGCTGCTTGACCCCAGTTACCTAACTCCCCTGAGCTCAGTGTTGCCATCTCAAACACAGGAGTGAAAATCGTGTTACTCACAGTATTTGAAGAGGCCAAGTGAGGGGCGGGTTGAGAGTTGGTGCTTATGCGAGGCAGTGATGCAGAAGGATGGTGGCCGTGATGGTTTGGGGATGCTTTGGGCGGTGGGGGCCCTCTCCACGTCCCTGGGCTAGCCCCTTCTTCTAGAAGGGTCCATCGCCCATAGTCACGAGGCACGTTGTATGTGCACATCTGAGTGCAACAGGGGCCTTGTCCCTCCAGTCCGGCCCAGTCCGTGGCGGGGGTGCTGTCGTCAGCCCCATCTCCAGAAGGAGGAAGCAGG
This region of Lynx canadensis isolate LIC74 chromosome B3, mLynCan4.pri.v2, whole genome shotgun sequence genomic DNA includes:
- the KLHL25 gene encoding kelch-like protein 25 isoform X3 produces the protein MPGRLSMSVSVHETRKSRSSTGSMNITLFHKASHPDCVLAHLNTLRKHCMFTDVTLWAGDRAFPCHRAVLAASSRYFEAMFSHGLRESRDDTVNFQDNLHPEVLELLLDFAYSSRIVINEENAESLLEAGDMLQFHDVRDAAAEFLEKNLFPSNCLGMMLLSDAHQCRRLYEFSWRMCLVHFEAVRQSEDFNSLSKDTLLDLISSDELETEDERVVFEAILQWVKHDLERRKVHLPELLRSVRLALLPSDCLKEAVSGEALLMADERTRLIVDEALRCKTKILQNDGVVTSPCARPRKAGHTLLILGGQTFMCDKIYQVDHKAKEIIPKADLPSPRKEFSASAIGCKVYVTGGRGSENGVSKDVWVYDTVHEEWSKAAPMLIARFGHGSAELENCLYVVGGHTSLAGVFPASPSVSLKQVEKYDPGANKWTMVAPLRDGVSNAAVVSAKLKLFVFGGTSIHRDMVSKVQCYDPSENRWSIKAECPQPWRYTAAAVLGSQIFIMGGDTEFTAASAYRFDCETNQWTRIGDMTAKRMSCHALASGNKLYVVGGYFGTQRCKTLDCYDPTSDTWNCITTVPYSLIPTAFVSTWKHLPS
- the KLHL25 gene encoding kelch-like protein 25 isoform X2 yields the protein MESGFLDSGSSLILWRISPWEWGPSASCGWGLWRTGRLSMSVSVHETRKSRSSTGSMNITLFHKASHPDCVLAHLNTLRKHCMFTDVTLWAGDRAFPCHRAVLAASSRYFEAMFSHGLRESRDDTVNFQDNLHPEVLELLLDFAYSSRIVINEENAESLLEAGDMLQFHDVRDAAAEFLEKNLFPSNCLGMMLLSDAHQCRRLYEFSWRMCLVHFEAVRQSEDFNSLSKDTLLDLISSDELETEDERVVFEAILQWVKHDLERRKVHLPELLRSVRLALLPSDCLKEAVSGEALLMADERTRLIVDEALRCKTKILQNDGVVTSPCARPRKAGHTLLILGGQTFMCDKIYQVDHKAKEIIPKADLPSPRKEFSASAIGCKVYVTGGRGSENGVSKDVWVYDTVHEEWSKAAPMLIARFGHGSAELENCLYVVGGHTSLAGVFPASPSVSLKQVEKYDPGANKWTMVAPLRDGVSNAAVVSAKLKLFVFGGTSIHRDMVSKVQCYDPSENRWSIKAECPQPWRYTAAAVLGSQIFIMGGDTEFTAASAYRFDCETNQWTRIGDMTAKRMSCHALASGNKLYVVGGYFGTQRCKTLDCYDPTSDTWNCITTVPYSLIPTAFVSTWKHLPS
- the KLHL25 gene encoding kelch-like protein 25 isoform X1, which encodes MAAVSGRLAQMQALLTRRESPPGPLSWSPWGRTPSVAHRSKAIAPAQPRHSGDRMDRVNSMNVHVWEHVCEQDSGKRGAGSGIQIWGRLSMSVSVHETRKSRSSTGSMNITLFHKASHPDCVLAHLNTLRKHCMFTDVTLWAGDRAFPCHRAVLAASSRYFEAMFSHGLRESRDDTVNFQDNLHPEVLELLLDFAYSSRIVINEENAESLLEAGDMLQFHDVRDAAAEFLEKNLFPSNCLGMMLLSDAHQCRRLYEFSWRMCLVHFEAVRQSEDFNSLSKDTLLDLISSDELETEDERVVFEAILQWVKHDLERRKVHLPELLRSVRLALLPSDCLKEAVSGEALLMADERTRLIVDEALRCKTKILQNDGVVTSPCARPRKAGHTLLILGGQTFMCDKIYQVDHKAKEIIPKADLPSPRKEFSASAIGCKVYVTGGRGSENGVSKDVWVYDTVHEEWSKAAPMLIARFGHGSAELENCLYVVGGHTSLAGVFPASPSVSLKQVEKYDPGANKWTMVAPLRDGVSNAAVVSAKLKLFVFGGTSIHRDMVSKVQCYDPSENRWSIKAECPQPWRYTAAAVLGSQIFIMGGDTEFTAASAYRFDCETNQWTRIGDMTAKRMSCHALASGNKLYVVGGYFGTQRCKTLDCYDPTSDTWNCITTVPYSLIPTAFVSTWKHLPS
- the KLHL25 gene encoding kelch-like protein 25 isoform X4, whose translation is MSVSVHETRKSRSSTGSMNITLFHKASHPDCVLAHLNTLRKHCMFTDVTLWAGDRAFPCHRAVLAASSRYFEAMFSHGLRESRDDTVNFQDNLHPEVLELLLDFAYSSRIVINEENAESLLEAGDMLQFHDVRDAAAEFLEKNLFPSNCLGMMLLSDAHQCRRLYEFSWRMCLVHFEAVRQSEDFNSLSKDTLLDLISSDELETEDERVVFEAILQWVKHDLERRKVHLPELLRSVRLALLPSDCLKEAVSGEALLMADERTRLIVDEALRCKTKILQNDGVVTSPCARPRKAGHTLLILGGQTFMCDKIYQVDHKAKEIIPKADLPSPRKEFSASAIGCKVYVTGGRGSENGVSKDVWVYDTVHEEWSKAAPMLIARFGHGSAELENCLYVVGGHTSLAGVFPASPSVSLKQVEKYDPGANKWTMVAPLRDGVSNAAVVSAKLKLFVFGGTSIHRDMVSKVQCYDPSENRWSIKAECPQPWRYTAAAVLGSQIFIMGGDTEFTAASAYRFDCETNQWTRIGDMTAKRMSCHALASGNKLYVVGGYFGTQRCKTLDCYDPTSDTWNCITTVPYSLIPTAFVSTWKHLPS